A stretch of Mucilaginibacter terrae DNA encodes these proteins:
- a CDS encoding chloramphenicol acetyltransferase, whose protein sequence is MKKKLDLNRWPRKQHFEFFKQFEEPFFGVTVNVDLTLAYEHAKSAGISLFIYYLYQALGAANMVEPFRYRIEDDEVVVYDEVHASATINRHDNTFGFSHIDYHPSFQRFLEGAEVEIARVQSTTELFAPRNGNDVLHFSALPWINFTSLSHARSFSRNDSVPKVSFGRITDIDGQKIMAVSIHVHHALMDGLHVGQFIQVYQDLLNGGL, encoded by the coding sequence ATGAAAAAAAAATTAGACCTTAATAGATGGCCGCGCAAACAGCACTTCGAATTTTTTAAACAGTTTGAAGAGCCTTTTTTTGGCGTTACCGTAAATGTTGATTTAACGCTGGCTTATGAGCACGCTAAATCGGCCGGTATATCGTTGTTTATATATTACCTGTACCAGGCTTTGGGTGCGGCCAATATGGTTGAGCCTTTTCGTTACCGTATTGAGGATGATGAAGTGGTTGTGTATGATGAGGTGCATGCTTCGGCTACTATCAATCGTCACGATAACACTTTTGGCTTTTCGCATATTGATTATCACCCGTCGTTTCAACGGTTTTTAGAAGGTGCCGAAGTGGAGATAGCCCGTGTACAAAGCACAACCGAACTTTTTGCGCCAAGAAATGGAAATGATGTGTTGCATTTTTCGGCCCTGCCATGGATCAACTTTACCTCGCTCTCACATGCACGATCATTCAGCCGTAATGATAGCGTACCCAAAGTAAGCTTTGGCCGCATAACCGATATTGACGGGCAAAAAATTATGGCCGTATCTATCCACGTGCATCATGCTTTAATGGATGGTTTGCATGTAGGGCAGTTTATACAAGTTTATCAGGATTTATTGAATGGAGGGCTTTGA
- a CDS encoding ABC transporter permease, giving the protein MYKNYFKTALRNLLKHKIFSLINIIGLAIGISAALVIYLIVSYDFGFNKLQNDDEHIYRVVSNFSYQGQPSYNSGVPVPLGLAVKTEVTGLDVVAPFYGYGYEGKITVDSAKGTPKVIKKQEHIIVTDGSYFDLLNYKWLAGSRAQAFASPNQVVLTAKQASLYFPHLGYANIMGRQVIYEDTLRTTVAGIVEDLKVKSDFAFHDFISLKTADTHKGMLQDYTNPNWGSTSSSNQLLIKVRPDASLDAVKKQLNALYIKYRDKKDQTPGYTHEFGLQPLNDIHFNSRYDAFDGRQANKTVLYSLLGVAAFLLILGCINFINLTTAQSVQRAKEIGVRKTIGGTRKQLIGQFLTETFVLTVIATLLSALIAYYLLQLFGNFIPKDITYSMLFTREVYIFITVLILVITLASGLYPAMVLSSFIPVQVLKGYDVNGKNRGSTLRKTLTVTQFIIAQFFIMATLMVGSQIHYALSKDLGFSKDAILYINTPFKYSGTHKKELLAQKIAAITHVKQTAIGGPAPSASGSWSTHLKYVDGKKEIETEVFIKNGDEHYMNVYKLRLLAGRTLEARDSATKAFVINETYAHVLGFKNPKDAVGKMLDNESKVPIIGVVKDFYQTSLHTPIKPVAIITNRRSNYYNVHVALQPKSGKSWSEAIAQMQSAWKEIFPEEEFSYTFVDESVAKFYKAEQDTSKLLNWATGLSILISCMGLLGLAIHSTNQRVKEIGVRKVLGASVSQIVTLLSADFVKLIIIAFAIALPIAWYAMHQWLQRFAYHTQISWWIFAGAITSTLFIALLSMSMQTVKAALANPVKSLRSE; this is encoded by the coding sequence ATGTATAAAAACTACTTTAAAACCGCCCTGCGTAACCTGTTGAAGCATAAAATATTCAGCCTCATTAATATTATTGGTTTGGCAATTGGTATAAGTGCTGCTTTGGTTATTTACCTTATTGTAAGCTATGATTTTGGTTTTAATAAACTCCAAAATGATGATGAACACATTTATCGTGTGGTTTCAAACTTTTCGTATCAGGGCCAGCCGTCTTACAATTCGGGAGTACCGGTACCATTAGGCCTGGCGGTAAAAACAGAGGTAACGGGGCTTGATGTGGTAGCTCCGTTTTATGGCTATGGCTATGAGGGTAAAATAACCGTGGATAGCGCTAAAGGCACGCCTAAAGTTATTAAAAAACAAGAACATATTATAGTAACAGATGGCTCATACTTCGACTTGCTTAACTACAAATGGCTGGCGGGTTCGCGTGCCCAGGCCTTTGCAAGCCCCAACCAGGTGGTACTCACTGCCAAACAGGCCAGCTTGTATTTTCCGCACCTGGGTTATGCCAACATTATGGGCAGGCAGGTTATTTACGAAGACACCTTGCGCACCACCGTTGCAGGCATTGTGGAAGATCTGAAAGTAAAATCAGATTTTGCATTTCATGATTTTATAAGCCTTAAAACAGCCGATACGCACAAGGGAATGCTACAGGACTATACCAATCCTAACTGGGGAAGTACATCTTCATCAAACCAGTTACTCATTAAAGTACGCCCTGATGCATCATTAGATGCTGTTAAAAAGCAACTAAATGCTTTGTATATTAAATACCGCGATAAGAAAGATCAAACTCCTGGCTATACGCATGAGTTTGGTTTGCAACCTTTAAATGATATCCACTTCAACAGCCGTTATGATGCATTTGATGGTCGGCAGGCCAACAAAACCGTGTTATATAGCTTGCTGGGGGTTGCTGCGTTTTTGTTGATACTGGGCTGCATAAACTTTATAAATCTTACCACGGCACAATCAGTACAGCGCGCTAAAGAAATTGGCGTGCGCAAAACAATCGGGGGTACCCGTAAACAGCTTATCGGGCAGTTTTTAACCGAAACATTTGTACTTACAGTAATAGCTACCCTGCTATCTGCCTTAATAGCTTATTATCTGTTGCAGTTGTTTGGTAATTTCATTCCAAAAGATATTACTTACAGTATGCTGTTTACCCGTGAGGTATATATATTTATTACGGTGCTTATCTTGGTAATCACACTGGCATCAGGTTTATATCCGGCTATGGTGTTATCATCATTTATACCGGTGCAGGTACTTAAGGGGTATGATGTAAACGGTAAAAACCGTGGCTCAACCTTGCGTAAAACGCTTACCGTTACCCAGTTTATTATAGCGCAGTTCTTTATTATGGCAACACTAATGGTAGGCAGCCAAATACATTATGCTTTAAGTAAAGACCTCGGTTTTTCAAAAGATGCCATTTTGTACATCAACACCCCGTTTAAGTATTCGGGAACGCATAAAAAAGAGTTATTGGCCCAAAAAATAGCGGCCATTACACACGTTAAGCAAACGGCAATAGGTGGCCCTGCACCATCGGCCAGCGGGTCGTGGAGCACTCACTTAAAATACGTGGATGGCAAAAAAGAAATTGAAACCGAGGTATTCATCAAAAACGGCGACGAGCACTATATGAATGTGTATAAACTGCGCCTGTTGGCCGGCCGCACACTTGAAGCCCGCGACAGTGCTACCAAAGCGTTTGTTATTAATGAAACCTATGCCCATGTTTTAGGCTTTAAAAATCCCAAGGATGCAGTTGGTAAAATGTTAGACAATGAATCGAAAGTGCCCATTATAGGGGTAGTGAAAGACTTTTACCAAACATCGTTGCATACCCCTATTAAACCGGTAGCCATTATTACCAACAGAAGATCCAATTACTATAACGTACACGTGGCCTTACAGCCCAAAAGTGGCAAATCATGGTCGGAGGCTATTGCACAGATGCAAAGCGCCTGGAAAGAAATTTTTCCGGAAGAAGAATTTAGCTACACTTTTGTTGATGAAAGCGTAGCCAAGTTTTACAAAGCCGAGCAAGATACCTCCAAGCTGCTTAACTGGGCAACCGGTTTGTCCATATTGATTAGTTGCATGGGCCTGTTAGGTTTAGCCATACACAGTACCAACCAGCGTGTTAAAGAAATTGGCGTGCGTAAAGTACTCGGCGCCTCAGTAAGCCAGATAGTTACCCTGCTGAGTGCCGATTTTGTAAAGTTGATCATTATTGCCTTTGCCATAGCACTACCCATTGCCTGGTATGCCATGCACCAATGGCTGCAACGCTTTGCTTACCACACGCAAATAAGCTGGTGGATATTTGCCGGAGCCATCACCTCAACATTGTTTATAGCCCTGCTGAGCATGAGTATGCAAACCGTTAAAGCTGCGCTGGCTAACCCGGTGAAGAGTTTGAGGAGCGAGTAG
- a CDS encoding ABC transporter permease, whose translation MYKNYLKTAIRSLLKNKAFTFINVIGLAIGISAAMVIYLVVTYDFSFDKFEPNGKQVYRVVSQITFQGEVSNNSGTPIPLHKTISTVSGLKQAVAFRIYSEDVRVKIPLTNTAPATFKSQDKIIACDKSYFNLIPHQWLTGSAAVAFNEPNRVVLTQSRAKLYFPDLQPAQILNKTIVYDDSLTTSVSGIVADTEANTDFNFHDFISLETFKHNNRQPSGGDIDGGYEKDSWGSTSSYDQLFIELLPQTTVEQTQNQLNALYKRSNKNPEPGEIHRFVLQPLSNLHFNADYDNFNQRIASKSVLYSLLGVAAFLLLLGCINFINLTTAQSAQRAREIGVRKTIGGTRQQLIGQFLTETFLLTLVAAVVSAGLSYFLLQLFSGFIPKGVVFTQIFSPGMLLFMLLLITVVSITSGLYPAFVMSGYRPVQVLKGAGKIAEVRGSSFSMRKSLTVSQFVIAQFFIMATILVSNQISYLFNKDLGFKKDAILYIRTPYNSVKTNLKQVYLDKVRAIPGVDMVSMASDAPSSSNTHSTTFAYNDGKTKRETNVELKYADTSYLKVYNLKLLAGRNLQAHDTTGAYIINQTYSKFLGFTNPQQAIGKMVNVNNQQVAIIGVVADFYQKSLHYAIKPAAIAYNKNSRHARNLHIALQPHIAGAGNWKAAISKMETAWHEVYPDDDFEYRFVNDSIARFYRSEQDTGKLLKWATGLSVLISCLGLLGLAIYTSNQRTKEIGIRKVMGATVTQIVLLLSADFVKLILIAFAIAVPIAWYFMNNWLQDFAYHTSINIGLFAGTVLATITVALLTMSMQTIKAAIVNPVKSLRSE comes from the coding sequence ATGTACAAAAACTACCTTAAAACTGCTATACGCAGTTTGCTTAAAAATAAGGCGTTTACTTTTATTAATGTAATTGGCCTGGCCATTGGTATTAGTGCGGCTATGGTTATTTACCTGGTGGTAACGTACGATTTTAGCTTTGATAAGTTTGAACCCAATGGCAAGCAGGTTTACCGCGTGGTATCGCAAATCACCTTCCAGGGTGAGGTAAGTAACAATTCGGGTACGCCCATACCGCTACATAAAACCATTAGTACGGTAAGCGGCCTTAAGCAAGCAGTAGCTTTTAGAATATACAGTGAAGATGTACGCGTAAAAATACCATTGACTAACACAGCCCCGGCTACCTTTAAAAGCCAGGATAAAATTATTGCATGCGACAAGAGTTATTTTAACCTCATACCGCACCAATGGCTGACAGGCTCGGCCGCGGTTGCTTTTAACGAGCCTAACAGGGTGGTACTTACGCAAAGCAGGGCAAAACTCTATTTCCCCGATTTACAGCCTGCACAAATACTTAATAAAACCATTGTTTATGATGATTCACTAACCACATCCGTATCGGGCATTGTGGCCGATACGGAAGCCAATACCGATTTTAACTTTCATGATTTTATAAGCCTCGAAACCTTTAAACACAATAACCGCCAACCCAGCGGCGGCGATATTGATGGGGGGTACGAAAAAGACAGTTGGGGCAGCACATCATCATATGATCAGTTGTTTATTGAGTTGCTGCCGCAAACCACTGTTGAACAAACTCAAAATCAGCTTAACGCCCTTTACAAACGCAGCAACAAAAACCCCGAACCCGGCGAAATACACCGGTTTGTTTTACAACCACTTAGCAACCTGCACTTTAATGCCGACTATGATAACTTTAACCAGCGCATTGCCAGCAAATCGGTTTTATATAGCTTGTTAGGAGTAGCCGCATTTTTACTGCTGCTCGGATGCATTAACTTCATTAATTTAACTACCGCGCAGTCAGCGCAACGGGCACGCGAAATTGGGGTTCGTAAAACTATTGGAGGAACGCGGCAACAGTTAATTGGCCAGTTTTTAACCGAAACATTTTTACTTACGTTAGTAGCGGCAGTGGTATCGGCGGGGTTATCTTATTTTCTGTTGCAGCTATTTTCGGGCTTTATACCCAAGGGTGTGGTATTTACACAAATATTTAGTCCGGGCATGTTGTTATTTATGCTGTTGTTAATTACGGTGGTATCTATTACATCGGGCTTGTATCCGGCGTTCGTAATGTCGGGGTACAGGCCTGTGCAAGTGCTAAAAGGGGCAGGTAAAATTGCAGAAGTGAGAGGTAGCTCATTCAGTATGCGAAAATCATTAACCGTTAGCCAGTTTGTGATAGCGCAATTTTTTATCATGGCTACTATTTTGGTGAGCAACCAAATCAGTTACCTGTTTAATAAAGATCTGGGCTTTAAAAAGGATGCCATATTGTATATACGCACACCTTATAACAGTGTAAAAACCAACCTTAAACAGGTATATCTTGATAAAGTGCGAGCTATACCCGGGGTAGATATGGTGAGTATGGCCAGCGATGCCCCATCATCATCTAACACACACTCTACTACCTTTGCTTACAACGATGGCAAAACCAAGCGCGAAACAAATGTAGAATTGAAATATGCCGATACCAGCTACTTAAAAGTATACAATTTAAAACTACTTGCGGGTCGCAACTTACAAGCGCATGATACCACCGGCGCTTATATAATCAACCAAACGTACAGTAAATTTTTAGGCTTTACCAACCCGCAGCAAGCTATTGGCAAAATGGTTAATGTAAATAACCAGCAGGTAGCCATCATTGGTGTGGTGGCCGATTTTTATCAAAAGTCGTTACATTATGCTATTAAACCGGCGGCCATAGCCTACAATAAAAACAGTCGTCACGCACGCAATTTACACATTGCTTTACAGCCGCACATTGCCGGTGCAGGTAACTGGAAAGCAGCCATAAGCAAAATGGAAACGGCCTGGCATGAGGTTTATCCTGATGATGATTTTGAGTACCGTTTTGTTAACGATAGCATAGCGCGTTTTTACAGATCGGAACAAGACACCGGTAAGCTTTTAAAATGGGCAACAGGTCTTTCGGTATTAATAAGCTGCCTGGGATTGTTGGGGCTTGCCATATATACCAGCAACCAGCGCACCAAAGAAATTGGCATACGCAAGGTTATGGGTGCCACAGTAACCCAAATTGTATTATTGCTAAGCGCCGATTTTGTGAAACTCATTTTAATTGCATTTGCCATTGCAGTACCAATTGCCTGGTATTTTATGAATAACTGGCTGCAGGATTTTGCTTACCATACCTCAATTAATATAGGCTTGTTTGCAGGCACGGTGCTGGCTACTATCACGGTAGCATTGTTAACCATGAGTATGCAAACTATTAAAGCCGCTATTGTAAACCCTGTTAAAAGTCTCCGCAGCGAATAA